Proteins from a single region of Trichomycterus rosablanca isolate fTriRos1 chromosome 16, fTriRos1.hap1, whole genome shotgun sequence:
- the cd8a gene encoding T-cell surface glycoprotein CD8 alpha chain: MGVTTTRIVKEGESTDIQCDTRQEKMVSWFRMSENGPVNFIASFSNGALKSGISTKFTLNGKRLTIVKFEKKDDAGAYSCVSINNNQLFFGEVTHLSGEPEPKKITRAPITTAPPNPVTIKTTTVACKPKETKLDVKLDVKLGCELQIFIPLAAGCGVLFFLLLITILYCNHIRTRRCPHHYKRQPRSLPAGHKPLPNPHGF, translated from the exons ATGG GTGTTACAACCACTAGGATTGTAAAGGAGGGTGAAAGCACGGATATCCAGTGtgacacaaggcaggaaaagATGGTGTCATGGTTCAGAATGAGTGAAAACGGGCCTGTCAACTTTATTGcatcattcagtaatggagctTTGAAGTCCGGTATAAGTACGAAATTTACCTTGAATGGTAAACGCCTTACCATAGTGAAATTTGAGAAGAAGGatgatgctggagcctatagcTGTGTCTCCATCAACAACAATCAGCTGTTCTTTGGGGAGGTCACTCATCTGTCTGGAGAGCCTG AACCTAAAAAAATCACACGGGCCCCAATAACCACAGCACCGCCAAACCCAGTCACCATCAAAACAACAACTGTGGCATGCAAGCCAAaag AGACAAAACTGGATGTTAAACTGGATGTTAAACTGGGTTGTGAGCTGCAGATCTTTATACCTTTAGCTGCAGGATGTGGAGTTCTGTTTTTTCTGCTGCTCATCACTATTTTATACTGCAACC ATATAAGAACAAGACGATGCCCTCATCATTACAAACGACA ACCCCGAAGCTTACCAGCAGGCCACAAACCCCTGCCCAATCCACACGGCTTCTAG